A window from Rhea pennata isolate bPtePen1 chromosome 1, bPtePen1.pri, whole genome shotgun sequence encodes these proteins:
- the AKAP17A gene encoding A-kinase anchor protein 17A isoform X1 has protein sequence MAAATIVHDTSEAVELCAPCGLYLKPITKMTISVALPQLKQPGKSISNWEVMERLKSMVQTHQFSTLRISKSTMDFIRFEGEVENKSLVKSFLACLDGKTIKLSGFSDILKVRAAEYKIDFPTRHDWDSFFRDAKDMNETLPGERPDTIHLEGLPCKWFAAKDSGSEKPSEEILIKVFKKFGEIRNVDIPMLDPYREEMTGRNFHTFSFGGHLNFEAYVQYREYAGFIKAMNALRGMKLMYKGDDGKAVACNIKVSFDSTKHLSDASIKKRQLERQKLQELEQQREEQKRKEKEAEEKQKEEERKQRELEEYEKEKKREEKLRKREQKQKDREVRRNKKQLEKIQAEEQKKLQEKIKLEERKLLLAQRNLQSIRLIAELLSRAKTVKLLEQEHNEEKIRLQQLEERRKLQEAELRRVEEEKERALGLQRKEKELREKLLNNLLSKKMDAAHQNKEETEASQSGMLKTAGGVPHTVSSSCITSTSGQPVAGKVVPGCQRKAVSPESINTQCKYLNGNIHDRGHVKEDQKLHTANSERCSEKRSSGVLSCIPANNQQQQKSVSSYDQNTCRKDSHCEQRKRSTESRRRKSRSCSSINTDEGKGKRERSKHRRDMSYRDEKHRKERRSYKHSSRSYSPRRSYSPRRRSVSPRRSRYRRTRSRERRRDKRERSRSRRSVSRKRRYRRRSLSKQRSTWSR, from the exons atgGCTGCTGCAACGATAGTTCATGATACATCAGAAGCTGTAGAGCTCTGTGCTCCTTGTGGGTTATACCTTAAACCCATTACAAAAATGACCATCAGTGTGGCACTTCCTCAGCTGAAACAACCAGGAAAATCCATTTCGAACTGGGAAGTGATGGAAAGATTGAAAAGTATGGTGCAAACTCATCAGTTTTCCACTCTGCGGATTTCTAAAAGCACAATGGATTTCATCCGATTTGAAGGAGAagttgaaaacaaaagtttggTGAAGTCTTTTCTGGCATGCCTTGATGGCAAAACAATAAAGCTGAGTGGcttctctgacattttaaaagtcCGTGCCGCAGAATATAAGATTGACTTTCCTACCAGACATGACTGGGACTCATTTTTTCGTGATGCAAAAGATATGAATGAAACTTTGCCAGGGGAAAGACCAGATACTATTCATTTGGAGGGCTTACCTTGTAAATGGTTTGCAGCAAAGGATTCTGGTTCAGAAAAGCCAAGTGAAGAAATTCTTATAAAAGTCTTCAAGAAATTTGGAGAGATACGTAATGTGGACATACCTATGCTGGACCcttacagagaagaaatgacTGGCAGAAATTTTCACACTTTCAGTTTTGGAGGCCATTTAAACTTTGAAGCTTATGTTCAATATCGGGAGTATGCAGGTTTCATTAAGGCCATGAATGCCCTGCGTGGGATGAAGCTGATGTACAAAGGCGATGATGGCAAAGCAGTGGCTTGCAATATAAAG gTTTCTTTTGATTCAACAAAACACCTGAGTGATGCATCGATCAAGAAGCGCCAGCTTGAAAGGCAGAAGCTTCAGGAGCTCgaacagcagagagaagaacaaaaacgtaaagagaaagaagctgaggaaaaacaaaaagaagaagaaag GAAGCAAAGAGAACTTGAAGAgtatgagaaagagaaaaaaagagaagaaaagttgcgcaagagagagcagaaacagaaagatcGTGAAGTTcgaagaaacaaaaaacaacttgaaaaaatacaagctgaagaacagaaaaaactGCAAGAGAAGATAAAGCTAGAAGAAAGGAAGCTCCTGTTAGCTCAGAGAAATCTTCAGTCCATTAGACTAATTGCAGAACTGCTAAGCAGAGCAAAG ACAGTAAAGCTTTTGGAGCAGGAACATAATGAAGAAAAGATCCGTCTTCAGCAGttagaggagagaagaaagctaCAGGAGGCTGAACTCAGACgtgtggaagaggaaaaagagagagcacTAGGattgcagagaaaagaaaaggaactgagGGAGAAACTACTAAACAATCTTCTGAGCAAGAAAATGGATGCAGCTcatcaaaacaaagaagaaacagaagcatcTCAGTCTGGTATGCTGAAAACTGCTGGTGGTGTTCCACATACTGTGTCGTCCAGCTGCATCACTTCTACCTCAGGACAACCTGTTGCAGGCAAAGTGGTTCCAGGCTGTCAGAGAAAAGCAGTATCCCCTGAGAGTATAAATACTCAATGCAAATACTTGAATGGCAATATTCATGACAGAGGTCATGTCAAGGAAGACCAGAAACTTCATACTGCAAACTCTGAGAGATGTTCTGAGAAAAGAAGTTCAGGAGTGCTTTCATGTATTCCTGCTAataaccagcagcagcagaagagtgTCTCCAGCTATGACCAGAATACCTGCAGGAAAGACTCGCACTGTGAGCAGCGCAAACGTAGCACAGAgtcaaggagaagaaagagccGTTCATGTAGCAGCATAAACACTGATGAGGGTAAGGGTAAAAGAGAGAGGAGCAAACACAGAAGAGATATGAGTTACCGGGAtgaaaagcacaggaaagaaaggagatcTTATAAACACTCTAGCAGAAGTTACAGTCCTCGACGAAGCTATAGTCCTCGACGAAGAAGTGTAAGCCCCAGACGTTCCCGTTATAGAAGAACTCGCAGTAGGGAACGTAGAAGggacaaaagagagagaagtcgTAGTCGTAGAAGTGTCAGCAGGAAACGAAGATATCGGAGGAGATCACTGAGTAAACAAAGAAGTACTTGGAGTCGATAG
- the AKAP17A gene encoding A-kinase anchor protein 17A isoform X2: protein MTISVALPQLKQPGKSISNWEVMERLKSMVQTHQFSTLRISKSTMDFIRFEGEVENKSLVKSFLACLDGKTIKLSGFSDILKVRAAEYKIDFPTRHDWDSFFRDAKDMNETLPGERPDTIHLEGLPCKWFAAKDSGSEKPSEEILIKVFKKFGEIRNVDIPMLDPYREEMTGRNFHTFSFGGHLNFEAYVQYREYAGFIKAMNALRGMKLMYKGDDGKAVACNIKVSFDSTKHLSDASIKKRQLERQKLQELEQQREEQKRKEKEAEEKQKEEERKQRELEEYEKEKKREEKLRKREQKQKDREVRRNKKQLEKIQAEEQKKLQEKIKLEERKLLLAQRNLQSIRLIAELLSRAKTVKLLEQEHNEEKIRLQQLEERRKLQEAELRRVEEEKERALGLQRKEKELREKLLNNLLSKKMDAAHQNKEETEASQSGMLKTAGGVPHTVSSSCITSTSGQPVAGKVVPGCQRKAVSPESINTQCKYLNGNIHDRGHVKEDQKLHTANSERCSEKRSSGVLSCIPANNQQQQKSVSSYDQNTCRKDSHCEQRKRSTESRRRKSRSCSSINTDEGKGKRERSKHRRDMSYRDEKHRKERRSYKHSSRSYSPRRSYSPRRRSVSPRRSRYRRTRSRERRRDKRERSRSRRSVSRKRRYRRRSLSKQRSTWSR from the exons ATGACCATCAGTGTGGCACTTCCTCAGCTGAAACAACCAGGAAAATCCATTTCGAACTGGGAAGTGATGGAAAGATTGAAAAGTATGGTGCAAACTCATCAGTTTTCCACTCTGCGGATTTCTAAAAGCACAATGGATTTCATCCGATTTGAAGGAGAagttgaaaacaaaagtttggTGAAGTCTTTTCTGGCATGCCTTGATGGCAAAACAATAAAGCTGAGTGGcttctctgacattttaaaagtcCGTGCCGCAGAATATAAGATTGACTTTCCTACCAGACATGACTGGGACTCATTTTTTCGTGATGCAAAAGATATGAATGAAACTTTGCCAGGGGAAAGACCAGATACTATTCATTTGGAGGGCTTACCTTGTAAATGGTTTGCAGCAAAGGATTCTGGTTCAGAAAAGCCAAGTGAAGAAATTCTTATAAAAGTCTTCAAGAAATTTGGAGAGATACGTAATGTGGACATACCTATGCTGGACCcttacagagaagaaatgacTGGCAGAAATTTTCACACTTTCAGTTTTGGAGGCCATTTAAACTTTGAAGCTTATGTTCAATATCGGGAGTATGCAGGTTTCATTAAGGCCATGAATGCCCTGCGTGGGATGAAGCTGATGTACAAAGGCGATGATGGCAAAGCAGTGGCTTGCAATATAAAG gTTTCTTTTGATTCAACAAAACACCTGAGTGATGCATCGATCAAGAAGCGCCAGCTTGAAAGGCAGAAGCTTCAGGAGCTCgaacagcagagagaagaacaaaaacgtaaagagaaagaagctgaggaaaaacaaaaagaagaagaaag GAAGCAAAGAGAACTTGAAGAgtatgagaaagagaaaaaaagagaagaaaagttgcgcaagagagagcagaaacagaaagatcGTGAAGTTcgaagaaacaaaaaacaacttgaaaaaatacaagctgaagaacagaaaaaactGCAAGAGAAGATAAAGCTAGAAGAAAGGAAGCTCCTGTTAGCTCAGAGAAATCTTCAGTCCATTAGACTAATTGCAGAACTGCTAAGCAGAGCAAAG ACAGTAAAGCTTTTGGAGCAGGAACATAATGAAGAAAAGATCCGTCTTCAGCAGttagaggagagaagaaagctaCAGGAGGCTGAACTCAGACgtgtggaagaggaaaaagagagagcacTAGGattgcagagaaaagaaaaggaactgagGGAGAAACTACTAAACAATCTTCTGAGCAAGAAAATGGATGCAGCTcatcaaaacaaagaagaaacagaagcatcTCAGTCTGGTATGCTGAAAACTGCTGGTGGTGTTCCACATACTGTGTCGTCCAGCTGCATCACTTCTACCTCAGGACAACCTGTTGCAGGCAAAGTGGTTCCAGGCTGTCAGAGAAAAGCAGTATCCCCTGAGAGTATAAATACTCAATGCAAATACTTGAATGGCAATATTCATGACAGAGGTCATGTCAAGGAAGACCAGAAACTTCATACTGCAAACTCTGAGAGATGTTCTGAGAAAAGAAGTTCAGGAGTGCTTTCATGTATTCCTGCTAataaccagcagcagcagaagagtgTCTCCAGCTATGACCAGAATACCTGCAGGAAAGACTCGCACTGTGAGCAGCGCAAACGTAGCACAGAgtcaaggagaagaaagagccGTTCATGTAGCAGCATAAACACTGATGAGGGTAAGGGTAAAAGAGAGAGGAGCAAACACAGAAGAGATATGAGTTACCGGGAtgaaaagcacaggaaagaaaggagatcTTATAAACACTCTAGCAGAAGTTACAGTCCTCGACGAAGCTATAGTCCTCGACGAAGAAGTGTAAGCCCCAGACGTTCCCGTTATAGAAGAACTCGCAGTAGGGAACGTAGAAGggacaaaagagagagaagtcgTAGTCGTAGAAGTGTCAGCAGGAAACGAAGATATCGGAGGAGATCACTGAGTAAACAAAGAAGTACTTGGAGTCGATAG
- the LOC134139961 gene encoding acetylserotonin O-methyltransferase yields MGSTEDLDYPQIIFQYTNGFLVSKVLFTACELGVFDLLLESGEPLSSDAIAARLGSSPSGTERLLDACVGLKLLAVEVTRGGAYYRNTEISNLYLTKSSPKSQYHIMMYYSNTVYLCWHYLTDAVREGRNQYERAFGISSKDPFGAMYRSEAEMLKFMAGQNSVWSICGRDVLAAFDLSPFRHIYDLGGGGGALAQECVSVYPNSTVTIYDLPKVVQVAKEWFVPSEEHRIAFHEGDFFKDSIPEADLYILSKILHDWDDDKCKQLLAKVHKACKPGGGVLLVESLLNEDKSGPLETQLYSMNMLVQTEGKERTPAEYSNLLQAAGFTEIQVKRTGKLYDAILGRK; encoded by the exons ATGGGCTCCACAGAAGACCTTGACTACCCTCAAATCATATTCCAATACACCAATGGATTTTTAGTCTCAAAG GTTTTGTTTACTGCCTGCGAGTTGGGAGTGTTTGATCTACTGCTGGAGTCAGGAGAGCCCCTGTCTTCGGATGCCATTGCTGCACGCTTGGGCAGCAGCCCCAGCGGGACAGAAAGACTTCTGGATGCTTGTGTGGGACTGAAGCTATTGGCAGTAGAGGTGACAAGAGGAGGAG CTTactacagaaacacagaaatttccAACCTCTACCTTACAAAATCAAGTCCCAAGTCTCAGTATCATATTATGATGTATTACTCCAACACAGTCTATTTGTGCTGGCACTACCTGACCGATGCTGTGAG AGAAGGAAGAAACCAATATGAAAGAGCTTTTGGCATTTCCTCTAAAGATCCTTTTGGAGCAATGTACAG GtcagaagcagaaatgctgaaattcatGGCTGGCCAGAACTCAGTATGGAGTATATGTGGTAGAGATGTTCTTGCTGCATTTGACCTTTCCCCTTTCAGGCATATTTATGACCTGGGAG GAGGTGGAGGGGCTTTGGCGCAGGAGTGTGTTTCTGTGTACCCAAACTCCACGGTCACAATTTACGACCTGCCAAAAGTCGTGCAAGTGGCCAAAGAGTGGTTTGTTCCCTCGGAGGAGCATCGGATCGCTTTCCACGAAG gagatttttttaaagattcaaTTCCAGAAGCTGATCTTTACATTTTATCCAAGATACTGCATGACTGGGACGATGACAAATGCAAGCAGCTGCTGGCAAAAGTCCACAAGGCTTGCAAACCTG GCGGTGGAGTGCTACTGGTTGAATCACTTCTGAATGAAGACAAAAGTGGACCCTTAGAAACCCAACTGTATTCAATGAATATGTTGGTACAGACTGAAGGAAAAGAGCGAACACCTGCAGAATACAGCAATCtcctgcaggcagctggcttCACAGAGATTCAAGTCAAGAGAACTGGAAAGCTCTATGATGCtattttaggaaggaaataa